The Flavobacterium faecale genome has a segment encoding these proteins:
- a CDS encoding endonuclease produces the protein MKTLLLLISCGLTICTAQPKKYAIHTVAFYNFENLFDTINNPVTNDDEWTPKGFQHWDSKKYFKKLHNLSQVLAEIGTTENTNSPTLIACSEIENRAVLEDLIQQPFISGKEYGIIHYDSPDKRGIDVALLYQKKYFKPTSYTNIPLILYSKEKVTAAKEISKQEDEDAPEASQDNHRIFTRDQLLVTGFLENEEVHIIVNHWPSRSGGEKKSSPLREAAAALNRKIIDSLQNINPNAKVITLGDLNDGPFNSSLKKILNTKAVKADVPPLGIFNPFESMSNKGFGTIAFRDSWDIFDQIMVTQSLIQDKFKQFQFWKAGIYNKPFLIQNSGPYKGYPKRHSATEVGYSDHFPVYIYLIRETK, from the coding sequence ATGAAAACCTTACTACTACTTATAAGTTGTGGACTAACGATTTGTACCGCACAACCCAAAAAATACGCCATACATACAGTTGCCTTTTACAATTTCGAAAACTTATTTGACACCATTAACAATCCAGTAACCAATGATGATGAATGGACACCAAAAGGCTTCCAACATTGGGATTCAAAAAAATACTTTAAAAAATTACACAATCTATCGCAGGTTTTGGCTGAGATTGGCACAACCGAAAATACCAACTCACCAACATTGATTGCTTGTTCTGAAATTGAAAATCGAGCAGTATTAGAAGATTTGATTCAACAACCATTCATCAGCGGAAAAGAATACGGCATCATTCACTACGATTCACCAGATAAACGAGGGATTGATGTGGCGCTATTGTACCAAAAAAAATATTTCAAACCAACGTCCTACACCAACATTCCGCTAATTCTGTACAGCAAAGAGAAGGTGACAGCAGCAAAAGAAATAAGTAAACAAGAAGATGAAGATGCACCCGAAGCCAGTCAGGACAACCACCGCATTTTTACTCGTGATCAACTATTGGTCACCGGTTTTCTTGAAAATGAAGAAGTTCATATAATTGTAAACCACTGGCCATCACGATCAGGCGGAGAAAAAAAATCAAGTCCCTTGCGCGAGGCTGCAGCAGCTTTGAACCGAAAAATAATAGATTCGTTACAAAACATCAACCCAAATGCCAAGGTGATTACGTTGGGCGATTTGAACGATGGCCCTTTCAACAGCAGTCTAAAAAAAATACTAAATACAAAGGCCGTCAAAGCAGATGTACCTCCACTTGGCATCTTTAACCCCTTTGAGTCCATGTCCAACAAAGGCTTTGGCACGATAGCTTTCAGGGATTCTTGGGATATATTTGACCAAATTATGGTGACTCAATCTTTAATTCAAGACAAATTCAAACAATTTCAGTTTTGGAAAGCAGGTATTTACAACAAACCTTTTTTGATACAAAACTCTGGTCCGTACAAAGGCTATCCTAAAAGACACTCTGCTACCGAAGTAGGTTATAGTGACCACTTTCCGGTTTATATTTATTTAATTCGAGAAACTAAATAA
- a CDS encoding S66 peptidase family protein, whose product MITPAYLQKGDTIAIVSTARKNTVDNLKPTINLLHSWGLEVVIGKTIGLEQNQLAGSDEERAADFQVQMDNPNIKAIWCVRGGYGTVRMVDLLDFSTFKQNPKWIIGFSDVTVLHNHLNTMGYKSIHGIMPISVPRATQQAIESLHTALFGQKLSYEIASDPMNRMGSASGELVGGNLSILYSLFGSPSAINCRDKILFIEDLDEYLYHVDRMMMNLKRNGCLESIKGIVVGAMSSMKDNDIPWGKNALEIIQDVTKKYDIPVIYNFPAGHIHDNRTLIMGNTVTIEVTASKSTLVFE is encoded by the coding sequence ATGATTACACCTGCTTATTTACAAAAAGGCGATACGATTGCAATTGTATCCACTGCCCGAAAAAACACTGTTGACAACTTAAAGCCTACTATAAACTTGTTGCACAGTTGGGGACTTGAGGTAGTGATTGGTAAAACAATTGGTTTGGAACAAAACCAGTTGGCAGGTAGTGATGAAGAACGTGCAGCAGATTTTCAAGTACAAATGGACAACCCAAATATAAAAGCTATTTGGTGTGTTCGTGGCGGATATGGTACCGTACGTATGGTTGATTTGTTGGACTTTTCGACCTTTAAACAAAACCCAAAATGGATTATCGGGTTTAGTGATGTAACTGTTTTACACAATCATTTGAACACCATGGGTTACAAATCTATTCATGGGATTATGCCTATAAGCGTGCCTAGAGCGACTCAACAAGCAATTGAGAGTTTGCATACTGCATTATTCGGTCAAAAATTGTCTTACGAAATTGCTTCAGACCCTATGAATAGAATGGGATCAGCATCGGGAGAATTAGTAGGAGGGAACCTTTCTATATTGTATAGCTTATTTGGCTCCCCATCGGCGATTAATTGTAGAGATAAAATTTTATTTATCGAAGATTTAGACGAATACCTTTACCACGTAGACCGTATGATGATGAACCTTAAACGAAACGGTTGTTTAGAAAGTATTAAAGGAATCGTTGTTGGGGCCATGAGTAGTATGAAGGATAATGATATTCCTTGGGGTAAAAATGCTTTGGAGATCATTCAAGATGTTACTAAGAAATATGATATTCCGGTGATTTATAATTTCCCTGCGGGTCACATCCATGACAATCGCACCTTAATTATGGGAAATACGGTTACAATTGAGGTCACTGCTTCAAAATCAACTTTGGTTTTCGAATAG
- a CDS encoding YraN family protein — MAAHNELGRLGEEMAADFLKENGYVILDTNWRFQKAEIDIVCTQNNLLVVVEVKTRTSVEIGLPIDAVNNKKIRLLTRAIDEYVCAKNLDVEVRFDVISIHKEGNSFVIEHITDAFYHF, encoded by the coding sequence ATGGCGGCACATAATGAACTAGGTCGATTAGGAGAAGAAATGGCTGCAGATTTCTTAAAAGAGAACGGATATGTCATTTTGGACACCAATTGGCGTTTTCAAAAAGCCGAAATTGACATTGTTTGTACCCAAAATAACCTCCTAGTTGTAGTAGAAGTTAAAACCAGAACTTCAGTCGAAATTGGTTTACCAATTGATGCAGTTAACAACAAGAAAATTAGACTACTTACACGGGCTATCGACGAATACGTATGCGCTAAAAATCTCGATGTTGAGGTGCGTTTTGATGTGATTTCAATTCATAAAGAAGGTAATTCCTTTGTGATAGAACACATTACGGACGCTTTTTATCATTTTTAA